A window of Polyodon spathula isolate WHYD16114869_AA chromosome 30, ASM1765450v1, whole genome shotgun sequence contains these coding sequences:
- the LOC121302584 gene encoding phospholipid scramblase 1-like, with product MGLNPSIGLVGQWMPLPADPPPDCPPGLEYLSVVDQILIHKVPDRTQGNSTRNCYELRNGLGQRIYYALEEPSCGAGDLCRDTRGFTLRIQDSKQCNVMQIFRPCRSQTRWCPGCLETMVIRVPEGVLIGCVSQMWHPFEPKFCVDVSGETVLNISGPCRLVSCFSDDHFRVSMRTDLQ from the exons ATGGGCCTGAATCCCAGTATCGGACTGGTTGGTCAGTGGATGCCATTGCCAGCAGATCCTCCTCCTGACTGCCCTCCTGGACTGGAGTACCTCTCAGTG GTTGATCAGATCCTAATACATAAAGTACCTGATAGAACACAAG gaaATAGTACAAGAAATTGCTATGAACTGAGAAACGGCCTGGGCCAAAGGATTTACTATGCGCTGGAGGAGCCCAGCTGTGGTGCTGGAGACCTGTGCAGAGATACACGTGGTTTCACGCTACGCATTCAGGACAGCAAGCAGTGCAACGTCATGCAGATTTTTCGACCTTGCAGATCTCAGACTCGTTGGTGCCCTGGCTGCTTGGAAACA ATGGTGATCCGGGTGCCAGAGGGGGTTCTGATTGGCTGCGTGTCTCAGATGTGGCACCCGTTTGAGCCCAAGTTCTGTGTCGATGTTAGCGGTGAAACCGTGCTCAACATCAGTGGACCCTGTAGGCTTGTCAGCTGCTTCAGTGATGACCACTTTCGAGTGAGTATGAGAACAGACTTACAGTAG
- the angptl5 gene encoding angiopoietin-related protein 5 gives MIQFCEFFLVIQAVFFSALGVSVLGDSRTASLNAVDTGQNNSATDIAEQEANITMLNSSRASQASPSSRNKNEHCHIPCELSAKLIKEEKHYMCRNLQHSLVSYTRSTRKLIRGMMEDHHQSLEFLSSQIRELMNKVQLLNAEAWRNNVEPFPHKPVQSHGQDCSVIRDSVDFDSKTPSGIYIIQPDGTDYPFEVFCEMDYMGGGWTVIQRRVDGNIDFNRAWSEYMDGFGDLSGEHWLGLRKIFHIVNQKNTNFHLQVALESCDGTSAYASYDNFWMEDDSRFFKIHLGRYAGSAGDAFRGYRQEDNQNSMPFSTFDIDNDGCSPFCTINGSVVESCSTKNNKTGWWFNQCGMANLNGGLLEPDSSINSHIQWDTWTQNGIAVTIKSVSMKIRRVYNPYFK, from the exons ATGATACAGTTTTGTGAATTCTTCCTGGTAATTCAAGCCGTCTTCTTTTCTGCTTTGGGGGTGTCTGTCCTTGGTGATAGCCGGACAGCTTCACTTAATGCtgtg GATACTGGGCAAAACAACTCTGCAACGGATATCGCTGAACAAGAAGCAAACATCACAATGCTGAACTCCAGCAGGGCCAGTCAGGCGTCTCCTTCCAGCAGAAACAAAAATGAGCACTGCCACATCCCCTGTGAGCTGTCAGCAAAGCTCATAAAGGAAGAGAAACACTACATGTGTC GAAACCTACAGCACTCTCTTGTTTCCTACACAAGAAGCACAAGGAAATTGATCAGGGGCATGATGGAAGATCATCACCAATCCCTGGAGTTTCTTTCAAGCCAG ATAAGAGAACTGATGAACAAAGTCCAGCTGCTAAATGCAGAAGCTTGGAGAAACAATGTTGAGCCTTTCCCCCATAAACCTGTGCAGTCTCACG GGCAGGACTGCAGTGTCATCAGAGACAGTGTCGACTTTGATTCTAAAACTCCGAGCGGAATTTACATCATCCAACCTGATGGAACTGATTATCCATTCGAG gtgttttgTGAAATGGATTATATGGGTGGAGGATGGACTGTAATACAAAGACGAGTCGATGGGAACATTGATTTCAACAGAGCCTGGTCAGAGTATATGGATGGATTTGGGGATCTTTCTG GTGAACATTGGCTGGGTCTTAGAAAGATTTTCCATATTGTCAACCAGAAGAATACCAACTTCCACCTCCAGGTGGCGCTGGAGTCCTGTGATGGCACATCTGCTTACGCCTCCTATGACAACTTCTGGATGGAAGATGATAGCAGATTCTTTAAGATCCACTTGGGTCGCTATGCTGGCAGTGCAG GAGATGCATTTCGAGGGTACCGGCAAGAGGACAACCAGAACTCTATGCCCTTCAGTACTTTCGATATTGACAATGACGGCTGCAGTCCATTCTGCACCATCAATGGGTCTGTTGTGGAGAGCTGCAGCACTAAGAACAATAAAACAGGCTGGTGGTTTAACCAGTGTGGCATGGCCAATCTCAACGGGGGTCTTCTGGAACCCGACAGCTCCATAAACTCTCACATTCAGTGGGACACCTGGACACAGAATGGAATTGCTGTCACTATCAAGTCTGTCTCCATGAAGATCCGGAGAGTCTACAATCCATATTTCAAATAG
- the trpc6a gene encoding short transient receptor potential channel 6a isoform X2, translating to MKWLPSDPQLISEGLYSIAVVLSFSRIAYILPANESFGPLQISLGRTVKDIFKFMVIFIMVFLAFMIGMFNLYSYYLGAKQNDAFTTVEESFKTLFWAIFGLSEVKSVIINYGHKFIENIGYILYGVYNVTMVIVLLNMLIAMINSSFQEIEADADVEWKFARAKLWFSYFEEGRTLPVPFNLVPSPKSVLFLLVKIKSIIVTLLRCEKSEVKEDAELNEIGLNKHSNIGSTASPTRYQIMKRLIKRYVIKAQIDKESDEVNEGELKEIKQDISSLRYELLEEKSHSSEDLAELIRNLGEKLSIESKHETSTGHQRKA from the exons ATGAAATGGCTCCCCTCTGACCCGCAGCTTATCTCAGAAGGCCTGTATTCCATCGCAGTGGTTCTGAGCTTCTCCAGAATTGCCTACATTCTGCCAGCGAACGAGAGCTTCGGGCCTCTGCAGATATCCCTTGGGAGGACAGtgaaagatatctttaaattcaTGGTGATATTCATCATGGTTTTCTTGGCCTTCATGATTGGAATGTTTAATCTTTACTCGTACTACCTGGGAGCAAAACAAAACGATGCCTTTACAAC GGTTGAAGAAAGCTTTAAAACATTGTTCTGGGCCATATTTGGACTTTCAGAAGTCAAATCTGTTATAATTAATTACGGACACAAGTTCATTGAGAATATTGGCTACATCCTGTATGGAGTTTACAACGTGACcatggtcattgtcctgctgaacaTGCTGATAGCGATGATCAACAGCTCTTTTCAAGAAATTGAG GCCGATGCTGATGTGGAGTGGAAGTTCGCCAGAGCCAAATTGTGGTTCTCCTATTTTGAGGAAGGCAGAACACTCCCGGTTCCGTTTAACCTGGTCCCGAGCCCCAAGTCTGTGCTGTTCCTTCtagtgaaaataaaaagcatcatAGTGACGCTGCTTCGGTGTGAAAAGAGTGAAGTGAAAGAGGATGCTGAACTGAACGAG ATTGGCCTAAACAAACATTCCAATATCGGAAGCACAGCCTCGCCTACACGATACCAG ataATGAAACGCCTCATAAAACGATATGTAATAAAAGCACAAATCGATAAAGAAAGCGATGAAGTCAATGAAG GTGAACTGAAAGAAATCAAACAGGACATATCCAGCCTGCGGTATGAACTACTGGAAGAGAAGTCCCACAGCAGTGAAGACCTGGCCGAACTCATAAGAAATCTTGGAGAGAAACTGTCAATCGAGTCCAAACATGAAACAAGCACTGGGCATCAGAGAAAAGCCTGA
- the trpc6a gene encoding short transient receptor potential channel 6a isoform X1, protein MKWLPSDPQLISEGLYSIAVVLSFSRIAYILPANESFGPLQISLGRTVKDIFKFMVIFIMVFLAFMIGMFNLYSYYLGAKQNDAFTTVEESFKTLFWAIFGLSEVKSVIINYGHKFIENIGYILYGVYNVTMVIVLLNMLIAMINSSFQEIEADADVEWKFARAKLWFSYFEEGRTLPVPFNLVPSPKSVLFLLVKIKSIIVTLLRCEKSEVKEDAELNEIGLNKHSNIGSTASPTRYQKIMKRLIKRYVIKAQIDKESDEVNEGELKEIKQDISSLRYELLEEKSHSSEDLAELIRNLGEKLSIESKHETSTGHQRKA, encoded by the exons ATGAAATGGCTCCCCTCTGACCCGCAGCTTATCTCAGAAGGCCTGTATTCCATCGCAGTGGTTCTGAGCTTCTCCAGAATTGCCTACATTCTGCCAGCGAACGAGAGCTTCGGGCCTCTGCAGATATCCCTTGGGAGGACAGtgaaagatatctttaaattcaTGGTGATATTCATCATGGTTTTCTTGGCCTTCATGATTGGAATGTTTAATCTTTACTCGTACTACCTGGGAGCAAAACAAAACGATGCCTTTACAAC GGTTGAAGAAAGCTTTAAAACATTGTTCTGGGCCATATTTGGACTTTCAGAAGTCAAATCTGTTATAATTAATTACGGACACAAGTTCATTGAGAATATTGGCTACATCCTGTATGGAGTTTACAACGTGACcatggtcattgtcctgctgaacaTGCTGATAGCGATGATCAACAGCTCTTTTCAAGAAATTGAG GCCGATGCTGATGTGGAGTGGAAGTTCGCCAGAGCCAAATTGTGGTTCTCCTATTTTGAGGAAGGCAGAACACTCCCGGTTCCGTTTAACCTGGTCCCGAGCCCCAAGTCTGTGCTGTTCCTTCtagtgaaaataaaaagcatcatAGTGACGCTGCTTCGGTGTGAAAAGAGTGAAGTGAAAGAGGATGCTGAACTGAACGAG ATTGGCCTAAACAAACATTCCAATATCGGAAGCACAGCCTCGCCTACACGATACCAG aagataATGAAACGCCTCATAAAACGATATGTAATAAAAGCACAAATCGATAAAGAAAGCGATGAAGTCAATGAAG GTGAACTGAAAGAAATCAAACAGGACATATCCAGCCTGCGGTATGAACTACTGGAAGAGAAGTCCCACAGCAGTGAAGACCTGGCCGAACTCATAAGAAATCTTGGAGAGAAACTGTCAATCGAGTCCAAACATGAAACAAGCACTGGGCATCAGAGAAAAGCCTGA